Within Candidatus Hydrogenedentota bacterium, the genomic segment TCGTTCTGCCAGATGGCGGCCTTGATGGTGCCCAGGCGGAGTTCTTCCACGGGCTTGTTGGCCGTTGTTTTCTTGTTGCTGCTGGCCATGATGGCCTCCTTTCGTGAGGAGTGGTTATGCGGCGAGGGCCAGAAGGCCCGCCGCTTTGGTGTCCAATTCGATGCGGTCGCCGGCATTGGGCAGCTTGCCCGCCATGCGGGTGAGGGCGTCCACCAGCGCGAAGATGGTGAAGCAGCCCTGGGCTTTGGCTATCTCCGTCGCCTCGTGGGCGAGGTTCCGGGGGATGCCATTCTTCGTCAGGGCCTTGAGCACCTCCTCGGCATCCGCGCCGAGGCGTTCGTGCATGGCCTTGCGGATCACTTTGGCAAAGCCGTCGCGCCGTTCGTCCCGCTTCCACACGAGGTGCTCGATGATCCGCCGGATCTCATCCAGCGACTCATGCACCCGCGCTGTGTGGTTGCGCGTGAACTCCACGACCTCCACCGCGTCCCAGACGATGTGATTTCGGCAAATCGCCTGAAACCAGAAGGTCTGCACGCCCACGGAGCGCTTGCCCACCTCCGAGTTCCACAGGAAAAAGCCGGGAGCAAAAGGCTCGCCGTCGATCTCCGTCCAACCCGTCGGATCAATCAGAAAGCAGAACATATCCTGCTCCCCGCAATAGAGCCCCGTCGCGCCCGTGATGGCCGCCTGGGGTGGCGCGAAATCACCCGCCACGTCCAGCACCGCACCGAG encodes:
- a CDS encoding DUF932 domain-containing protein, whose translation is MAHLTRAHNELYRRSPDEQYPTLAALVSHCEGQKRWSEEKWNPPSGIRPEVEGDALNLRLGEDGVYRLNDWSFSQVCALAKVSKDTVNKLRPETAANVLRETLPGGSRPIQAMTMADGIRSIHGATYTRLHNADLLGAVLDVAGDFAPPQAAITGATGLYCGEQDMFCFLIDPTGWTEIDGEPFAPGFFLWNSEVGKRSVGVQTFWFQAICRNHIVWDAVEVVEFTRNHTARVHESLDEIRRIIEHLVWKRDERRDGFAKVIRKAMHERLGADAEEVLKALTKNGIPRNLAHEATEIAKAQGCFTIFALVDALTRMAGKLPNAGDRIELDTKAAGLLALAA